TCTGGATCTTCAGGGTCGGAACGTCCGGAGTGGGAGCGCTTACCGGGAACAGCTTCCAGGTGGTCATGGCCGGTTCAGCACTGCCCTGCAATGTCTACTGGTGGACTGCCGAGGCGGCGACGATGACCGATTCGAACTTCGTCGGCACGATCCTCGCGGGCACCGCCATCTCGCTGACGCGTGGCGACTACCTCGGGCGAGCTCTGGCGGCCACCGACATCGTGGTAACCGACGCGGCGCCGATGACCTTCGCCGGTTGCGAAGCGCCGCCGGCGACCATTACCGTCAGCAAGGACTTCATTCCGAACAACCTTGCGACGGTCGAAGTGGACCTGGTCTGCTCATCGGGCACGGTCACGAACACACCCCTGAGCGTCTCGGAGTCGGTGCCGGGCGTGTTCGTCGTCAACGGAGCCACCGCTGCAGCGATCTGCACGGCCTCGGAGACCTTGGTGCCGGGGTATCTGGCGGACGCGACCAACTGCCTGAGTGTGCCCCTGGGTGGGAGTTGCACGATCACGAATACCCAGGTCTCGGCGGTGGCGATTCCGGTGCTCTCCAGCTCCGTCATGGTCCTGGTCGCGGCCCTCTTGGCTCTGGTCGGACTTGCCCTGATGCGAAAGCGGACGACCTAGGCACCGTCTGCCGCCGTCTGTTCTCCGCCGCGTGCAGATCCACACGCCCCTACCGCCGTCGGCACGGGCGTTTCGTCTTTCGCTCGGCGATCCGCCACGGCATGGCAGGAGGTGGATCGCCGCCGGACTGATGCCCCAACCTTGCCGGGTGCCAGGGACGTTGCCGAGGCCGACTGGCCCGATGCCGGGCTCGGGTCGTGAAGGCCGACGGCGACCGGTTCCGAGCGGCAACTGAAGGGCTCGGCGATCGCCTCGCTGGCCTTCTGCCGCCTAGCGCAGCAGCGCGGCCAAGCCGCCGAACACGGCGGCGAGCGCGAGAAGGCCGGCGGCGATCAGCAGCATCGTCGCGGTGAGGATGCCCGCTCGCCGCCAGAAGACGACCTGATGCGTGATGAAGTGCTCGACGGCGAAGATCGCCCCGAGTTGCGGCATGTCGCGCAGCGCCTGCGCCGAACGCAGGAGCGGCAGGACGATCGCGAAGCCGATGGCGCCGTAGAAGAGGTAGACCGCCCCGATCGGGAGGAGCCTCGGCTCGGTCAGCCCGCGGAGCAGCACGGCCACGCCGGCGAGGACCATGATGGCGAGAACGACGATGCCGTAGATCGCCAGGAAGCGGATCCAGGAGCGAACCCGGCGGAGTGCGTCGAAGGTCGATGGGGAGAGGGGCGGATGGGCCACCAGGGTGTCGAGCGGCAGCGGCGGCGGCGCCGGCGGAACTGCCTCTCGCGGCGGCTCGGTCGACCCTGGAGGGCGGTACTTGGCGAGCACGATGCCGCAGGCCGGGCAATCCACGGCGTCGGGTAGCAGCTCGAAGGAGCACTTCGGGCAGGTCGGCATGGCGGCGTTCCCCCGTCGAAGCGAATCGTCAACCGGACCTCACGCACGGCTCGCGTCCCACGGCGCGACGCCTGGCGCGCGAGACGTCATCCTCGAACGAGCCGACCCGGGGCAAACCAAGCGGTGCGCTCGGCGTGGCAAGGAACCGGGGAAGGAGTTTCTCGTGCAAGTGTACTCCCCGTTCGCTTGCGGTGGGTTTCAGCGCGGACGAGAATTCCGGGAGTGGTACATTTCGCCGCAACCAGCAGGGTGGCCGTGCAGCCGTCGAGGCGGGGGGATCATTCGGCGCGATGCCGGAGGTTGCACCGGAGCCTGCCGCGACCCCGGCGGAAGAGCGGTGCGAGGTCGCCCGGGGA
This genomic window from Holophagales bacterium contains:
- a CDS encoding DUF3494 domain-containing protein, whose amino-acid sequence is MAEGVSPPLGTAGNYMVLATNPNPTPGTVTCTDTGPGVSLDGNIGTTFTSITNTGCTINGTIDAPVAGAVVTDFGNAYAALPSLNPSCDGTIPTTSTTIPPGVYCSAAGVSLGAGVIFTLDGGASDVWIFRVGTSGVGALTGNSFQVVMAGSALPCNVYWWTAEAATMTDSNFVGTILAGTAISLTRGDYLGRALAATDIVVTDAAPMTFAGCEAPPATITVSKDFIPNNLATVEVDLVCSSGTVTNTPLSVSESVPGVFVVNGATAAAICTASETLVPGYLADATNCLSVPLGGSCTITNTQVSAVAIPVLSSSVMVLVAALLALVGLALMRKRTT
- a CDS encoding zinc ribbon domain-containing protein, whose protein sequence is MPTCPKCSFELLPDAVDCPACGIVLAKYRPPGSTEPPREAVPPAPPPLPLDTLVAHPPLSPSTFDALRRVRSWIRFLAIYGIVVLAIMVLAGVAVLLRGLTEPRLLPIGAVYLFYGAIGFAIVLPLLRSAQALRDMPQLGAIFAVEHFITHQVVFWRRAGILTATMLLIAAGLLALAAVFGGLAALLR